In the Palaeococcus pacificus DY20341 genome, one interval contains:
- a CDS encoding FecCD family ABC transporter permease translates to MNITHSYSSYVKRKAVFGTILLFLLFLSFVFSLSVGSYKIPFGSVVRAMLGMDSSKASVVVWNVRLPRAIAALLVGAGLAISGAVMQVLLRNPLASPFTMGISHGAMFGASLAILLGAGSAESSGRIVIVDPNVVVVFAFLGSLLAVAVVLTLAKLKGLSPEAMILAGVAMSSLFIASTTLVQYFADELQLAAMVYWSFGDLGRAVWEELLLIALTLVPSLLYFFFKGWDYNALEAGDEVAKSLGVSVERVRLFGTLLASLITAVSVAFVGIIGFVGLICPHLVRLIIGSDYRFLLPSSALLGALLLLLSDTLARTIIAPMILPVGVITSFLGAPLFVYLLVKMEGRA, encoded by the coding sequence ATGAACATAACCCACAGCTACTCTAGCTATGTAAAGAGGAAAGCAGTCTTTGGGACTATTTTACTTTTTCTTCTATTCTTGTCATTTGTTTTTTCTCTAAGTGTGGGCTCATATAAAATTCCCTTTGGCTCTGTCGTTAGAGCTATGTTGGGCATGGATTCCTCGAAAGCGAGTGTAGTTGTCTGGAATGTGCGCCTCCCGAGAGCTATCGCAGCTTTACTCGTTGGTGCTGGTTTGGCCATCTCGGGCGCTGTTATGCAAGTTTTGCTTAGGAATCCCCTGGCGAGCCCATTCACTATGGGCATCTCTCACGGTGCAATGTTTGGTGCTTCGTTAGCTATCCTTCTTGGTGCTGGAAGTGCCGAGAGCAGTGGCAGAATTGTTATAGTTGACCCTAATGTGGTTGTTGTTTTTGCATTTTTAGGCTCTCTATTAGCTGTTGCGGTTGTCCTAACGCTCGCCAAGCTTAAAGGGCTAAGTCCAGAGGCGATGATTTTGGCTGGTGTAGCTATGAGCTCGCTCTTTATTGCATCGACAACCCTCGTCCAGTACTTTGCTGATGAGCTTCAACTAGCGGCAATGGTCTACTGGAGTTTTGGCGACTTGGGAAGAGCCGTTTGGGAGGAACTCCTTCTTATAGCCCTAACACTCGTCCCCTCACTGCTCTACTTCTTCTTCAAGGGATGGGACTACAACGCCCTCGAGGCTGGAGATGAAGTTGCTAAGTCCCTTGGAGTTAGTGTGGAGAGAGTTAGGCTCTTTGGGACGCTGCTAGCTTCGCTTATAACAGCTGTGAGTGTAGCCTTTGTTGGAATAATAGGCTTCGTTGGCCTCATATGCCCTCATCTCGTTAGGCTTATAATTGGGAGTGACTACAGGTTTTTACTGCCGAGCTCAGCTCTTTTGGGAGCGCTTTTGCTCTTGCTGTCAGATACTTTGGCTAGGACGATAATTGCTCCCATGATACTCCCCGTTGGTGTGATAACCTCTTTCCTAGGAGCTCCACTCTTTGTTTACCTCCTCGTGAAGATGGAGGGGAGAGCATGA
- a CDS encoding iron ABC transporter substrate-binding protein, whose protein sequence is MELKKLFALLSVFLVVASLSGCINESTQVNTSLSVVDALGRSVELPKSVEKVVCAGPGALRLIVYLNASGMVVGVEDFEKNYPYGRPYAIAHPELRNLPSIGPGGPGKLPNLEALIELKPDVIFMTYVDAKTADEIQEKTGIPVVVLSYGQLATFDDEELFNSLRLAGKILKKEERAEEVIAFIKNAQEDLIKRTEGVESPTVYVGGIGYKGAHGIESTEAKYPPFVVVHAKNVADKLGDGHKFIDKEKLLEWDPEVIFIDDGGLSLVKDDYSKNKEFYNSLRAFKNGNVYGILPYNFYTTNIGTALADAYFIGKVLYPERFEDVDPAEKADEIYTFLVGKPVYNELIKQFGGFGKIDLENGSVEYSLPTSP, encoded by the coding sequence GTGGAGCTTAAAAAGCTCTTTGCCCTGCTCAGCGTCTTCCTCGTAGTGGCTTCTTTAAGCGGGTGCATCAACGAAAGTACACAGGTTAACACTTCGCTGAGCGTCGTAGATGCGTTGGGGAGGAGCGTTGAACTCCCTAAGAGCGTTGAAAAAGTAGTGTGTGCTGGGCCCGGTGCCTTAAGGCTAATTGTGTATCTCAACGCGAGCGGTATGGTGGTTGGAGTTGAGGACTTTGAAAAGAACTATCCTTATGGTAGGCCTTACGCAATAGCTCACCCCGAACTTAGAAATTTACCCTCAATAGGGCCTGGCGGTCCCGGAAAGCTCCCCAATTTAGAGGCATTGATAGAGCTCAAGCCCGATGTTATCTTTATGACTTATGTTGACGCAAAGACTGCAGACGAAATCCAAGAGAAAACGGGTATTCCAGTTGTGGTCTTGAGCTACGGTCAATTGGCTACTTTTGACGATGAAGAGCTCTTTAACTCGCTCAGACTCGCAGGTAAAATACTTAAAAAGGAAGAGAGGGCTGAGGAAGTAATAGCGTTCATTAAAAATGCTCAAGAGGACTTGATAAAGAGGACGGAGGGTGTAGAGAGCCCAACCGTTTACGTCGGCGGAATAGGCTATAAAGGGGCTCATGGCATCGAGAGCACTGAGGCAAAGTACCCGCCATTTGTTGTTGTTCATGCTAAGAACGTTGCCGACAAGCTTGGAGATGGGCACAAGTTCATAGACAAGGAGAAGCTCTTAGAGTGGGATCCAGAGGTAATTTTCATTGATGATGGAGGACTTTCGCTGGTAAAGGATGACTACTCGAAGAACAAGGAGTTCTACAACTCACTTAGGGCCTTTAAAAATGGCAATGTCTACGGTATACTGCCCTACAACTTTTACACCACCAACATAGGCACTGCCCTCGCTGATGCGTACTTTATAGGTAAAGTGCTCTATCCAGAGCGCTTTGAAGACGTGGATCCAGCTGAAAAGGCCGATGAGATATACACATTCCTCGTCGGAAAGCCTGTTTATAATGAGCTGATCAAACAGTTCGGAGGCTTTGGAAAGATTGACCTTGAGAATGGCAGTGTTGAGTATTCCTTGCCCACTTCACCTTAG
- a CDS encoding FmdE family protein, which yields MEDPKSLLEFAKKLHGHVCPYLALGVKASLIAMEELGVGKAGLKESVDEGLLAIVETNNCFTDGVQAATGCTLGNNSLIYVDLGKNAFTLVKRGTWEGVRIYVDSEKIRTKYFPKEAHELFDKVIKRREGTEEDRKRMAELWEELAYKMLELPKEAFKIERVEVEPIEQAPIFESIRCSRCGELAMATRVVYINEKPYCLKCAGEKYYAVVGRGIVEGGQGGA from the coding sequence ATGGAAGATCCAAAGTCATTGCTAGAGTTTGCTAAGAAGCTTCACGGGCATGTTTGTCCATATCTTGCTTTAGGAGTTAAAGCTTCGCTTATAGCTATGGAAGAACTTGGTGTTGGGAAGGCTGGCCTAAAAGAGAGCGTTGACGAGGGACTTTTGGCTATCGTGGAGACAAACAACTGTTTTACAGATGGTGTCCAAGCTGCTACTGGATGCACTTTAGGGAACAATTCGCTGATTTATGTTGACCTAGGCAAGAACGCATTTACCCTCGTTAAGCGTGGCACGTGGGAGGGAGTCAGGATTTACGTCGACTCTGAAAAAATCCGCACTAAGTACTTCCCCAAGGAAGCGCACGAGCTCTTTGACAAGGTGATTAAGAGGAGAGAAGGGACTGAGGAAGATAGAAAAAGAATGGCTGAGCTATGGGAAGAGTTGGCATATAAAATGCTCGAATTGCCGAAGGAGGCATTTAAAATTGAGAGAGTTGAGGTGGAGCCAATCGAACAGGCCCCAATATTTGAGAGTATTCGCTGTTCTAGGTGCGGCGAACTCGCTATGGCCACGCGTGTTGTGTATATTAATGAAAAGCCCTACTGCCTCAAATGTGCGGGTGAAAAGTACTATGCAGTTGTAGGCAGGGGTATAGTGGAGGGTGGTCAAGGTGGAGCTTAA
- a CDS encoding NifB/NifX family molybdenum-iron cluster-binding protein — translation MRIAIPSKDNKGLESEVSEHFGRAKYFTFVDIEGNEIKGAKVVEVPFDEHQPGDLPNFIKEHGGQVVLAYGMGHRAVQYFNSLGIEVVTGAYGRVKDIVEAFIHQVLEVDENWREKGDFGKHEH, via the coding sequence GTGAGAATTGCGATTCCATCAAAGGATAATAAGGGCTTAGAAAGCGAAGTTAGTGAGCACTTTGGAAGGGCAAAGTACTTCACCTTCGTAGATATCGAGGGGAATGAAATCAAAGGTGCGAAAGTTGTTGAAGTGCCCTTTGATGAACACCAGCCAGGAGATTTACCAAACTTCATAAAAGAACACGGTGGGCAGGTGGTTTTAGCCTACGGCATGGGACATAGAGCCGTTCAATACTTCAACTCCCTCGGAATAGAAGTCGTCACAGGTGCATATGGAAGAGTTAAAGACATCGTCGAGGCTTTTATTCATCAAGTGCTCGAAGTTGATGAAAATTGGAGAGAAAAAGGGGACTTTGGAAAGCACGAGCATTAA
- a CDS encoding PD40 domain-containing protein, producing MRRILPAFIMVMIFLIPLSGCVNKTPPAEQIITPADSPELPERGFFMGVLPTPAKGQTFEEAYSQAAEYVEFSPVWGRPTPFYFLASELSGEWGQTFVEGYIRKNGMFPVIHVSFIGPNITLITPPNMKNATLSDPKWREAYKKAVLDVVKISRPLYLSLGNEVNRWYEKYGAKEGDPNGFQHYVSLYEEIYDAVKELSPETKVFCTFAREIVSENREANLEVLSLFNPDKMDLLVFTSYPYAVRGINRPRDIPDDYYSRALKYMPGKPVGLIEIGWPSIEAFGGEQGQTDFILEVTGRLTKEQGVNLHLLGWAWLHDLNENDHLGLITRDGKEKLAYNVWVSISRLGKRAMPTIREDTIPKNAIKIMPEMDVFPPILHSDEWSKPVPLEGPINTAGAEDSPFVTPDGKNLYFFFTPDVNVPPQKQLIDGVTGIWWSKKINGKWSKPMRIVLGSSESLDGAVFILNDTMWFASVRRGNYGEVDIYTAKFRNGRWTDVKNAGELLNAVYDVGELCISPDGKTMYYGCGGDICMMDYVNGSWVNPRKVPNINSELNEDQPFITPDGNELWFTGQSRLGYPGPAIFRSLKTKDGWSEPEEIVSNFAGEPVLDAQGNLYFVHHYVTKDMKIIEADIYVAYKK from the coding sequence ATGAGGAGAATTTTACCTGCCTTTATTATGGTCATGATATTTTTAATTCCTCTTTCTGGCTGTGTTAATAAAACCCCACCCGCAGAGCAAATAATAACGCCTGCAGACTCTCCGGAACTTCCCGAGAGAGGATTTTTCATGGGAGTTCTCCCAACTCCTGCAAAAGGACAAACTTTTGAGGAAGCATACTCACAGGCAGCTGAGTATGTCGAGTTTTCCCCTGTATGGGGGAGGCCCACTCCATTTTATTTCCTTGCAAGTGAACTCTCTGGAGAGTGGGGGCAAACGTTTGTGGAGGGCTACATAAGAAAAAACGGCATGTTTCCGGTTATCCATGTTTCATTTATAGGACCAAACATAACGCTCATAACACCTCCAAATATGAAAAATGCAACTCTCAGCGACCCCAAGTGGAGGGAGGCATATAAAAAGGCCGTCCTCGATGTAGTAAAAATCTCAAGGCCGCTTTATCTCTCTTTGGGCAATGAAGTTAATAGATGGTATGAAAAATATGGAGCTAAAGAGGGAGATCCTAATGGCTTTCAGCACTATGTTAGCCTTTATGAGGAGATATACGATGCTGTAAAAGAGCTATCACCTGAGACCAAAGTTTTCTGTACATTTGCTCGAGAGATTGTATCTGAAAATCGAGAAGCGAATCTTGAAGTTCTTTCACTTTTTAATCCTGATAAGATGGATCTCCTCGTCTTTACGAGCTATCCTTATGCTGTCAGGGGCATAAACCGCCCCCGCGATATCCCGGATGACTACTACTCCCGCGCGCTCAAATACATGCCGGGAAAACCCGTTGGTTTGATTGAGATTGGATGGCCATCAATTGAGGCATTTGGAGGTGAACAGGGGCAAACTGATTTTATACTCGAAGTGACGGGTCGCCTCACCAAAGAGCAGGGTGTCAATCTGCACCTCCTCGGCTGGGCATGGCTCCATGATTTGAATGAAAATGACCATCTTGGCCTTATAACCAGAGACGGTAAAGAAAAGCTAGCTTATAATGTTTGGGTGAGCATATCACGGCTAGGAAAGAGGGCGATGCCGACAATTCGGGAAGATACTATTCCTAAAAATGCCATTAAAATAATGCCAGAAATGGATGTATTCCCACCCATCCTCCATTCTGACGAGTGGAGCAAACCTGTGCCTTTAGAGGGGCCAATAAACACAGCCGGAGCGGAGGATTCTCCATTTGTGACACCAGATGGAAAGAATCTCTACTTTTTCTTCACTCCGGATGTCAATGTACCTCCACAAAAACAGCTCATTGATGGTGTTACTGGCATATGGTGGTCAAAGAAAATCAATGGAAAATGGAGCAAACCCATGAGGATTGTATTGGGGAGCAGTGAATCCCTCGATGGGGCAGTTTTTATTTTAAACGACACCATGTGGTTCGCCTCTGTTAGGCGCGGAAATTATGGAGAAGTTGACATATATACAGCAAAATTTAGAAATGGAAGATGGACGGATGTTAAGAATGCAGGAGAGCTTTTGAATGCCGTCTATGATGTGGGGGAGCTGTGTATCAGTCCAGACGGGAAGACGATGTATTATGGATGTGGTGGGGACATATGCATGATGGATTATGTAAACGGGTCATGGGTGAATCCGAGGAAGGTCCCGAATATAAATAGTGAACTTAATGAGGATCAGCCTTTCATAACTCCAGATGGCAATGAATTATGGTTCACCGGGCAAAGTCGGCTTGGATATCCCGGCCCTGCAATATTTAGATCTTTGAAAACAAAAGATGGGTGGAGTGAGCCAGAAGAAATAGTCTCTAACTTTGCTGGGGAGCCGGTGCTGGATGCGCAGGGGAACTTATATTTTGTGCATCATTATGTCACAAAAGATATGAAAATCATAGAGGCAGATATCTATGTAGCTTATAAAAAGTAG
- a CDS encoding arsenate reductase ArsC, translating to MREKLILFVCVKNSARSQMAEAFFNYFNKNPEFKAMSAGTEPAEHIDPLAEQVMEEVGILLNEQYPKLYTEEMADKAYIVITMGCLDKCPYAPPEKTWDWGLEDPYGKPIEKYREVRDEIKRKVLKLIEDLEAGKSREDIITRGFFSLA from the coding sequence ATGAGAGAAAAGCTAATCCTCTTCGTTTGCGTTAAAAACTCCGCGAGGAGCCAAATGGCGGAGGCATTCTTTAACTACTTTAATAAGAATCCCGAGTTCAAAGCTATGAGTGCAGGGACTGAACCCGCTGAACACATAGATCCATTAGCCGAGCAAGTTATGGAAGAGGTTGGAATACTTTTAAATGAACAGTATCCAAAGCTTTACACTGAAGAAATGGCCGATAAAGCCTACATTGTCATAACTATGGGCTGCCTAGACAAGTGTCCCTATGCTCCGCCGGAGAAGACATGGGACTGGGGCTTAGAGGATCCCTATGGGAAACCAATAGAGAAATACAGAGAAGTCAGAGACGAAATAAAGAGAAAAGTTTTGAAGTTGATAGAGGATTTGGAGGCTGGAAAGAGCAGAGAAGATATAATCACGAGAGGGTTCTTTTCTTTAGCTTAG
- the arsB gene encoding ACR3 family arsenite efflux transporter, whose translation MKMKKGLSFFEKYLSLWVALCILGGILLGKLAPTIPLVLSKFTIAQVNIPIAILIWFMIYPMMVKIDFSAIKRAPKNHLFKGLVVTWVVNWLIKPFTMFLFASLFIGMVFSQKLGLIEPSLAKEYIAGAILLGAAPCTAMVFVWSYLADGDPLYTLIQVATNDLIILFAFTPIVGVLMGLNNIPVPYDTLLLSVFLFVVIPLTAGYLSRRYILRARGYEWFEKEFLPKLSAISIIGLLLTLILLFSFQGEIILRNPLHILLIAIPLTIQTYFIFAIAYGWSWFWKLPHKIAAPASFIGASNFFELAVAVAIALFGLESGAALATVVGVLEEVPIMLSLVWIANKTRSLFTTKIEMEKSTTGGEPKL comes from the coding sequence ATGAAAATGAAGAAGGGATTAAGCTTCTTTGAAAAGTATCTCTCACTTTGGGTTGCGCTGTGCATACTCGGTGGAATACTCCTCGGAAAGCTTGCACCAACTATCCCTCTAGTACTCTCAAAGTTCACGATTGCTCAAGTGAACATCCCAATAGCGATCTTAATTTGGTTCATGATATATCCAATGATGGTTAAGATAGACTTCTCGGCGATTAAGAGAGCACCCAAGAACCATCTTTTTAAAGGATTGGTAGTTACTTGGGTCGTTAACTGGTTAATCAAACCGTTCACTATGTTTCTATTTGCGTCATTGTTTATAGGCATGGTTTTCTCCCAAAAGCTCGGCTTAATAGAGCCAAGCTTAGCGAAGGAGTACATCGCTGGAGCCATATTGCTTGGCGCGGCACCCTGTACGGCAATGGTCTTCGTTTGGAGCTACTTGGCCGATGGAGATCCTCTCTACACACTCATCCAAGTTGCAACGAATGATTTAATAATTCTCTTCGCATTTACTCCAATTGTGGGTGTTTTAATGGGCTTAAATAATATTCCAGTTCCTTACGACACGCTCTTGCTTTCAGTCTTTTTATTTGTAGTCATCCCACTTACTGCTGGCTATCTCTCAAGGCGCTATATCTTGAGGGCTAGGGGTTACGAATGGTTTGAGAAAGAGTTTCTTCCAAAGCTAAGCGCAATTTCAATAATTGGATTGCTACTGACTTTAATTCTATTGTTCTCCTTCCAGGGAGAGATAATCCTCAGGAACCCGCTTCACATTCTTTTAATTGCAATTCCCCTAACAATCCAAACATACTTTATATTTGCCATAGCCTACGGATGGTCATGGTTTTGGAAGCTTCCGCACAAAATTGCTGCACCGGCTTCATTTATCGGCGCGAGCAACTTCTTTGAGCTTGCAGTAGCAGTAGCAATAGCTCTCTTTGGTCTTGAGAGCGGAGCCGCGTTAGCAACGGTAGTTGGTGTTCTAGAAGAAGTTCCAATAATGCTGAGCTTAGTGTGGATAGCGAACAAAACAAGAAGTCTTTTCACAACAAAAATTGAAATGGAAAAGAGCACTACAGGGGGAGAACCAAAGCTTTAG